The following proteins are encoded in a genomic region of Procambarus clarkii isolate CNS0578487 chromosome 23, FALCON_Pclarkii_2.0, whole genome shotgun sequence:
- the LOC123764114 gene encoding uncharacterized protein translates to MWGLMILLGQALSGRDLRKTGAGGRVFITLWLLVAFILGTIYRVNLTAMLVVPKVRIPFDTLEELVNQRKTPWVFSRGSVVHSTFEAAYKERPNSTMGRLWAGKLELISTLSPLTEIALKGIAGIYVRHSTVHRMSLDFSQTGRCRLAVTRSRFMPVVYSITYPKKSTLKPLIDNILTSLVEFGIVDKFMHIGHENATQCLITSATEQRNSLRELAIGDFLGIFSLYATGMCIGTGMFFLELVYYHTTRTTG, encoded by the exons ATGTGGGGATTAATGATACTATTGGGACAAg CACTGAGTGGACGGGATCTGAGGAAGACAGGAGCCGGAGGGCGCGTGTTCATCACCCTGTGGCTGCTGGTGGCCTTCATCCTGGGAACAATATACAGGGTGAACCTCACAGCCATGCTCGTCGTTCCTAAG GTCAGGATCCCCTTTGACACGCTGGAGGAACTAGTCAACCAGAGGAAGACACCTTGGGTCTTCTCTAGAGGCAGTGTGGTCCACAGCACCTTCGAA GCAGCCTACAAGGAGAGGCCAAACTCAACCATGGGTCGGCTGTGGGCAGGCAAACTAGAGCTAATCAGCACGCTCTCACCCTTAACGGAAATAGCTCTGAAGGGCATAGCAG GTATTTACGTTCGCCACTCCACCGTCCATAGGATGTCCCTCGACTTCTCACAG ACTGGAAGGTGTCGTTTAGCAGTTACACGCAGTCGATTTATGCCTGTGGTATATAGCATTACATACCCAAAGAAATCCACACTGAAGCCTCTCATTGACAACAT ACTAACTTCACTCGTGGAATTTGGCATTGTAGACAAGTTTATGCACATAGGGCATGAAAATGCAACCCAATGTCTAATAACCTCAGCAACGGAACAAAGGAATAGTCTCCGTGAATTGGCTATTGGAGACTTTCTTGGCATCTTCTCTTTATATGCCACTG GAATGTGCATAGGAACTGGGATGTTCTTCTTGGAACTtgtttactaccacaccaccaggaccacaggtTGA
- the LOC123764041 gene encoding uncharacterized protein, protein MDDYEQDGSELRLPELQLPEDLTADTLADLMTAVLLHQAYCQTDPWAQWLIVATVEIIHGRPVPRLDQEMLNLLQGIAMTENPERSPNSSHTYDQVLGESSSVTCSDKEQNPGMEMTSCKSEVDTDKEMQFKHNKEQKNISLMKRNESANKLAEMTSSNCLEGSRDVTSERKSELDSLATGVDVSVQISPRIMGIMCNKWIQVKKVKKIAQSSQTEKLLYKDQESQSECTDHFIRLFENKCDKETQTMIIEKENSSSNKETQTMIIEKENSSSNKETQTLVLEKEKLHWHLGQTKASLNNEWQLIHMSGLPELRKHCSKTSSDNIKKKHTSEKKKHIIPCGSSIRHSSQKPLMNKYNKSVDNEERINDSKDMDLLSGNSDNSEISIPLFHGRPLIQSKSKMTAALIPVDPVSEFAIIMLEDPRCT, encoded by the exons ATGGATGACTACGAGCAAGACGGCAGCGAGTTACGGCTGCCGGAGCTGCAGCTTCCTGAAGACTTGACGGCCGACACCCTAGCTGAC CTAATGACAGCGGTACTGCTTCACCAAGCCTATTGTCAAACTGATCCTTGGGCTCAGTGGCTCATTGTAGCAACAGTTGAAATTATACATGGCCGTCCTGTTCCAAGGTTAGATCAAGAGATGCTTAACTTGCTGCAGGGCATAGCTATGACAGAAAATCCAGAGAGAAGCCCAAACTCTTCCCACACTTATGATCAGGTTTTGGGAGAAAGTTCATCTGTAACTTGCTCTGATAAAGAGCAAAACCCAGGAATGGAAATGACAAGTTGCAAAAGTGAAGTTGATACAGATAAGGAAATGCAATTTAAacacaacaaagaacaaaagaATATTAGCTTAATGAAAAGAAATGAAAGTGCTAACAAACTGGCTGAGATGACTTCATCAAATTGTTTAGAAGGTTCTCGTGATGTAACATCAGAAAGAAAATCAGAATTAGACAGTTTGGCCACTGGTGTTGATGTTAGTGTACAGATAAGCCCAAGAATCATGGGTATAATGTGTAACAAATGGATACAGGTGAAAAAAGTAAAGAAAATTGCACAAAGTAGTCAGACTGAGAAATTATTGTATAAGGATCAAGAATCTCAAAGTGAATGTACTGATCATTTTATAAGATTATTTGAAAACAAATGTGATAAAGAGACGCAAACAATGATTATTGAAAAGGAAAACTCAAGCAGTAATAAAGAGACGCAAACAATGATTATTGAAAAGGAAAACTCAAGCAGTAATAAAGAGACACAAACATTAGTCTTAGAAAAGGAAAAGCTACACTGGCATTTAGGACAAACAAAAGCATCTTTGAATAATGAATGGCAGTTAATTCATATGTCTGGTTTGCCTGAACTCAGAAAACACTGCAGTAAAACCAGTTCTGATAATATTAAGAAAAAACACACatcagaaaagaaaaaacatataattcCATGTGGTTCTTCCATTCGGCACTCTTCTCAGAAACCTTTgatgaataaatataataaatcggTAGATAATGAAGAGAGGATAAATGATTCAAAAGACATGGATCTCCTTTCAGGTAATTCTGATAACAGTGAAATCAGTATTCCACTGTTTCATGGTAGACCATTAATACAGTCAAAGAGTAAAATGACTGCTGCTTTAATTCCTGTGGATCCTGTTAGCGAATTTGCAATCATAATGCTTGAGGATCCTCGCTGCACTTAA